The following proteins come from a genomic window of Leguminivora glycinivorella isolate SPB_JAAS2020 unplaced genomic scaffold, LegGlyc_1.1 Scaffold8, whole genome shotgun sequence:
- the LOC125242141 gene encoding protein wntless-like, translated as MTGTIIENLSGRKLAILVTFLLLCQLTCFLIGGLVAPLPANAQTILGTVCKDTLTVKNDTTKWFYNRGKGACTKIEITGTHLDYTENDIVFAFQMPMPRENRILDFSRWQQNLIGVLQVDIRYHSAMEVQPRSLMTIDARLAYRNKGDPEDEWKLYTQSVEKRHLDCDIAVKSEEYLYNCSALPLFELGSLFHDFYLLNIRLPVDTPEMNAHIGHVQDMWLTVINQNGGFTKVWVSLKTVFFPCIIAIIAWFWRRVHILQRKPVLLEKMLLSLGISLCLLNMPLEYFTLHFDLPFMLLLGDIRQGVFYAMLFSFWLVFAGEHMLIQDASTQSSLKQYWRHLSAVAMGCISLFIFDMCERGVQLRNPFYSIWVTDLGTNLALTFIILAGISTGVYFLFLCYMIWQVFVNISHKRQSLPTMSSVRRLHYEGIIYRFKFLMLATLLCAALTVIGFILGQVAEGQWKWDENIELEYTSAFFTGVYGMWNIYIFSLLVLYAPSHKRWPAAENTSDTQNLSEEIEFSRLPSEGVTSEISSLTSFIRKPNVD; from the coding sequence ATGACGGGTACTATAATTGAGAACTTGAGTGGTCGAAAACTCGCCATTCTAGTTACATTTCTATTGTTGTGCCAGTTAACATGTTTCCTAATCGGTGGATTGGTCGCACCCCTTCCCGCAAACGCCCAAACCATTCTCGGAACCGTATGTAAGGATACTTTGACGGTTAAAAATGACACGACGAAATGGTTTTACAACAGAGGAAAAGGCGCCTGTACCAAGATAGAGATAACCGGGACGCATCTAGACTACACGGAGAACGACATTGTGTTCGCATTTCAAATGCCGATGCCGCGCGAGAATAGAATTCTAGACTTCTCTAGATGGCAACAGAACTTGATTGGAGTGCTGCAGGTGGATATACGGTATCATTCGGCGATGGAGGTGCAGCCGCGGAGTTTGATGACGATCGACGCGCGACTGGCGTACAGAAACAAAGGGGATCCCGAGGACGAGTGGAAATTGTACACACAATCTGTCGAAAAGCGCCACTTGgactgtgatattgcagtgaaatCTGAGGAATATTTGTACAACTGTTCTGCTTTGCCTTTATTCGAATTGGGTTCTTTGTTCCATGACTTCTATCTACTTAACATCAGGCTGCCGGTGGACACTCCGGAAATGAATGCGCACATCGGCCATGTACAAGACATGTGGTTGACCGTTATAAATCAAAATGGGGGCTTCACAAAAGTCTGGGTGTCTCTGAAAACAGTGTTTTTCCCCTGCATCATTGCTATTATTGCCTGGTTCTGGAGGAGAGTTCACATATTACAACGGAAGCCAGTACTCTTAGAGAAAATGCTGCTGAGTTTGGGTATATCCCTCTGCCTACTCAACATGCCTCTTGAAtattttacattacatttcGACTTGCCATTTATGCTGTTGCTAGGAGACATTAGACAAGGCGTCTTTTATGCAATGCTGTTTTCATTTTGGCTTGTATTTGCTGGTGAACACATGTTAATACAGGATGCATCGACCCAAAGCTCGCTCAAGCAGTACTGGCGTCATTTAAGTGCTGTAGCAATGGGTTGCATATCTCTATTCATCTTTGACATGTGCGAGCGAGGAGTACAACTGAGAAATCCATTTTACTCCATCTGGGTTACAGATTTGGGAACAAATCTTGCTTTGACCTTCATAATACTCGCTGGGATATCTACTGGAGTGTATTTTCTCTTCTTGTGCTATATGATTTGGCAGGTTTTTGTAAACATTTCCCACAAGCGACAATCTTTACCCACAATGAGCTCGGTTAGACGTTTGCACTACGAGGGAATCATCTACCGGTTCAAGTTTCTGATGTTGGCCACCCTGCTCTGTGCTGCTCTCACTGTCATTGGATTTATACTCGGACAGGTGGCAGAGGGGCAGTGGAAGTGGGATGAGAACATCGAGTTAGAATATACTTCTGCATTCTTTACTGGCGTGTACGGAATGTGGAACATATACATCTTTTCCCTGCTTGTTCTGTACGCACCGAGCCACAAGCGTTGGCCGGCTGCTGAAAATACTTCTGACACACAAAACTTGAGTGAGGAGATAGAGTTCAGCCGTTTGCCAAGTGAGGGTGTGACCAGCGAGATATCCTCTCTCACCTCTTTCATTAGAAAGCCTAATGTTGACTAA